TGACCTTGGCATGCTATGCCCACGGACTCAAGACGGAATCAGAAGCCGTGAAAGTCACCCTAAGTAGCCCATAATCCTTCGTTGCAGAAGCTTGATAATTGCAAGAGGCAATGAAGTAGTGGACGTGATTAAGAGATGCAACTGGGAATGACTTGTCCTCTGCATGTAAATGTATATTCCGCGTTAATTTCCGCGTCACACAATTACGCTATCGCCGCCCAATAAGGCACACACAGCGGAGTCTCTTTCACGACGATCCTGCTGCGCTCTGTCCTCCAGGTGGGTATCAGGGGGCTAAGCATTACCAAGCCTCCCAGGGCTGAAAGTCAAGCAACCCAAACCCAGAAGGGAATCCACCGTGGCCAAGGAATCGTCGATTGCGCGGTTGGTGCTTGCATAAATAGACAAGGTGTCACCGTAGGGatctccctcatcctccccatTCATTTCACCCACACCCACCGGCTTGCACAACTGCTCAAAATGGCCTTGCTAAGCCCAAGAGACGCGTCCGTGGGGAGCTACGGCTGCCCTTTACCTGACCACATTGAAAATGGTGAGCGATCATTGCTGTGCACCTCTCACGCCATTTAATCATGTCAATAGCGGGCGGCGCGCCATTTGTGGGGAGTCTGTCTTTCTACCATTTCAACATGATTGTATCCGGCGCCTGCACCGCGATAGTGCTGCTTTTGACCTTTGGTCTTATGGGACGACATGCGACGCGCATGAGCAACCCTGAGCAACAAATCAAGTGAGTCCACCAGCCGGGCTGACGGCGTTGCAAGACTAACAAGTATGTCTCTATACAGAATAATGCGAATCGTCAACATGATCCCCTCCTACCAAGTCCTATCCTTCATCTCGATCTGCGTTCCCAACTCCTACATCTACCTACAAGGGTTCACCGAAGTGTTCCAGGGCATTGCTCTATACGCTTTCCTGATGCTGCTTTGCGACTTTCTGGCTCCCACGGACCAGGACAAAGTAGCGTTCTTCTGTTCGCTCGAGACCAAGAGACAGTGGCaaccaaagaaaaagagaaatggtCTGGCATTTTTAAGCGTACGTGCTGTGGCGGCTGGAATGCACACTGCTCGATATCTAACTGAATCTTCTATATAGTTGACCTGGTGGTCTGTCCTCCAGTATCCCATCATCACCTGGATTACAGCAGTTGCCCAGGTGGTGACCCAGTTGCTGCATAGGTACTGCCTTGGAAGCAATGAACCACACTTTGCTCACGTTTGGGTATGAACTTCCCTTCCCAATATGTCTATGGAAAGCTGACATAGGTTATAGATCACGGTTGCCACATCTCTGTCGACATCAGTAgccgtcaacgccatcatTCAGTTCTACGTGAACATGAAAGGTTACATGAAAGAGAACCACCCGCTTACCAAGTTGCTGGCATTCAAGCTGATCGTAGGGCTGGTCATATTGGAAAagatcctcttcctcatcttgCAGGGCGTCAATGCGCTCCAGGTAAATGACACATTGACCTACGTCGACGTCCTAATAGGCCTGCCAGAGATGGTCATCTGCGTACAGATGGTTCCGCTCTGCTTCCTGGTCCTCTACGCCTACCGGACAAAGCCTTACGAAATTTCCAACGCTGCTCGGACCGTGACCCTGCAGCCGCGCGCGTACCAGGCCCTCGAGTCAGAccacgacgaggaggccttGGTGAGTGAATCCCAGAGACGTTATCAgggtggctggctggggctgcACGCCTGGGCCGCCTACTTGAACCCGCTGGGACTTCTTCTCGATGTCATCTCCGCACATAGAATGATCTCCAAGGCTCGGGCTCTGCAAAAGAGGCAGATGGAGCAGGCGCAGAAGGCAGAGCAAATGGCAAGATATGAGACTGGATATGACATTCCCTTGGGCGCATGAGTGTTCACAGTTTGGCCCTGTTATGTATTATGAATTTCGGCgtgttttattttacttGTTCAATATTTTGTGTATTTCTTTCTACAGTTTATATAGTCACTCTGTTTCACCAGATCTCTGAATAGGCAATCTGGTACAGGCTCCTCATAACGTTACAAGAAGTGCAGCAGGACTAACTGTAGTCTATCAAGAGTTCCCTTCCAGTCGTGGAAAGGTAGTTTAATTATATGGAAGTCTCTTTAACCAGCTTACTACTGAGAGATCCTCTCCTTGATATATCTAAAGACGCCCTCGGGTCCAACAGCATGGGCCGCGTCTTTCAGGTCCACCAATATATCGACCATTCGATGGACCGACGCACGATCGACACGTAGCTCCGTTGACAACTGAGCAAGTTCCTTTCCAAATCTGTGCTGCTCCGGTgtagaaaaaataaatctcAGCTCCGGGACTCCTGCCAGGGCTGCCGCACACCATTGCAGAATACACTTTATATACTTGTTCCCGCCAAAAGCGCCGCAACCCCAGAGACCACTAACTATGTGAGTGTAGGTGTCACTGCTGAATGCATTATATGCTTTCAGAACCATCTCTCGAGATAGACGAGGTGAAGGGCAAATGTCGGGGATAGGACAGCCTCCTTCCACTGGGAGGGTGTCCAGCTCGAGTGCGTCCATAAACAACATAGTCCGACTGTTCCACCTCATGCCATCAGAGTTGGCGACTGACCCTTGGAGGACATCACCAAGCCTCGCATCACGACCATATCCAGTGATGGACACCATTGCCTCAGCGCCCCGACAGATCAACACCTGCTGGTCGGAGAGCGGAGGTGCCAGGAGTACAGCTGGATATGCCTCTGGAGTAGCGCCCACATGCAGCTCCTCCTGGGTACCCGAAGGGCCGTATCCAAAGCATTTATTTGCAGCAATTACGCATGCTCCATCGGAAAGCCCGAGCAAACGTGGTGTTGTCTGCGACTCTGGGAGGTTAACAACCTCGACACGGGTGGCCGATAGCACGGTTCCTTTGGCTTGATCACCCTGTATCCGATGTATATCTTCATTTGTCATTGTTCGCATGCTAAAGGTAATGGGCCACTCGTTTGTTTCAAAGTGGGCAGTTTGTGTGTTTTCCTTGGCGTAACTGACTATTCGTTCAAAGTAAGTGAACAGCGCAGTAAGGTATGCATCCACGGCGCCTCGGTGAACATTGCTGGCTATAGAATACCAAGGACTCAGATCAACAAAGGACTCTGTAGACCAGGGATGCGGTGGCAACGAGCACAGGAATTGATGGATGACCAGACAAGCCACCTGCTTGCGTGAGAAGACGATCTGTGTGATCCCAGTGGACGATAGCGATGGCAGTAACCCTTCTGGAAACAGATTCGGCATTTCAAGTGCCAGGTCCACCACAACAGGCCAGATATCACGGAAGAAGTTCGGGGCACAGTTGTCAATATAGCGCCGAGACATGAACTCTTGAAGCAGGGAAAAGTCCACACCAGCTGCTGTTCCTCTCAGAGTAACCGCAATCATCTCAAGGGCCTCTAAAAGGGAGGGAATATCTTTGATCGGGGCCAGCTCGCTTCTAAGAATGGCCGTAAGAAGGTCCCAGAACGGCACTTCGTCGTCATTATAGTCAACCAGACAGAATCTGTCTACTCGTCGAAGGCTCGCAGAAGATGGGAGGACAAATTTGGGCGTCATCTTCGCGTATAGTACTCTCAGGATTTTAATCAAAGTCAAATGGCGAAACGGATCTTCGCTCGTATTTCAAGCCCAAGATGAGTCATTCCATCATAATATCGTATTTATGGGTCCAGTCGGGCCGATCTAAGAAGAGCAGTCAAGTCTGGCTCCCGTAAACAATGTTAAATATTAAATGTTGTGGAATCTTATGCGAGTCTTGCCCTGGCCGGTCTATATAAACGCTGCCCCGGTAATCCATCTTACCATCATATCCTGTGCCACGTCCGGTCGGTCCTGAGGGACCTGATGCCCCAACTAGATCAGAAACGACTATTGgaaatagaaaataatagCGACACTTACCAAATGCCCAGCTCCCTCCACCGTCACAAATGCAAACCGCGATGCTCTCTGGCCGACTTGAACCACGGCCTCCTTAGCATAACCCACGATCTCGTTCTCTCCATCAACGACAGACTCCCAAGGTTGCAATTTCTTAGCGGTAAACGCTGTCTGGCCCTTCCCGGGCAATGAATGCGCCCAGCGGAGATTTCCCGCGGTGTTGCAGGCAAGATCCAGATTCCCTTGGTAGGCTAGGAAGTGAACGTTGTTGGCCAGGAGAAATGACACAAGGTCCGACACCGAGGTCATTCCATCAGCAGTCTTGGCAAAAGCATCGATCACAGGCTGGGAGACGAATTTGTATTCCTTGATCTCTTTCGGGGGCTGCAGGGCTTCCCAGACCCGGGGCGTATTCAGGTACTGTTCGATGCGTGCGGCTTCCACATAGCACATCTCGTCGATTTCACACGGCGCCGTGACTGTCAAACCCAATTACAACGAGCAGGAAGTGAATCAGGACATGTATACTTACTGTCAAACCTGTTGCGCCCTCCCTTGCCCGCCTCGTCATCATACCACCCGATGACACCAACATAGCAGACCTCCGCAGCAGCATGGCAGTTTGCAGGATCTGGATTGCGGTTACAAATGTCGTACAACTCCATGCACCGCTCCATATTTGCAGCCATGATATCGCAGCGGGTCTCATTGAATACGGGCTTCAGTACCCCTGGATTGGTGGTACATAGCGTTTCCCAGTATCCAAAGGTCGTGTCCTTTGGCGACATGAAGCCATTACCCACCAAGCAGGACTCTAGACGGATTTGGGGTTGATCGGGGTAAAACTGATTCTGCTTGATGATCTGAGCCCCTAAGTAGGGAATATAGCGACCCTGGGTGTCTCAGCAGTGGGCAGGAAGAGCTGATTCGGGATTCTTTATACCGCCTAGGACTCGCCCGCCAGGTGCACAGGGACATGTTCCCTTTCAGGGAAAAACTCCGTGATAAACAGCTGCAGAAAACGGTGCATGTCAATTGCTGCCTCCTGTGAGTCGCTGGGCAGTTCGTAACCGTCGTCGATATAGGAGAATCCAGTATCCACAGGCTGGTCCACGAAGAGCAGAGACGAGTTCCGCGACCAGCCCCAGGGATTGTAGTCTGTTCCATTTCCAAACTCGTTGATTCGGCAGGGCCCAATCTCCTCGAAGAGACCGATCATACTGGAGTCGCCGGGCCCGCCAGTCAACTACAGGGTCAACGGGTCACTACGCGGGTTGTTCTGGCTCTCGAAGTACCAAAAGAACAAATGCTTGTGCCCTACATCAAGCCATCCGGTATATTGGGGCGAGCGAGCTGCACAAACCGAGTCATTCTGTCGGCGTACACGAATTGAGTATTGTGGTGCATGCACCGACGTCAAGACAGTCTGGAAAGCAGCGCATATGCCCGCAAACAGGGCAGCACAAACGTAGAATCGCATGATGGAAGGTATTTGAATAACTAACTGACTTGACTTGAGCAGAACAAAGAAGCGAACAAAAGATCTGGACAGGGGGCTGACTCATCCAGCTCGCCATCGAACCCCTGCAGTGCTGAGAATATAGCCAATAATACCCTGACGCACAGGATGTGCTTGGGGAGGTACGCTGGTAGGTCTGTTCCAGAGGAGCAGGGAGAGTTGACTTTCTATTCTCTGTTAATGTGAGCGGCGGCTTCAGGTAACCACGATACCCTCGGGAGCGCCGCGTGATTACCAGCTATGGGATCTAGCATACTACCACCTGGATGGTAACAGGCCATGTGTTGTTGGAAACCCCATCGTCATATTGGGTCAGCAGAGGCTTTTATCTTAACATAATTCTCAACAACCAGATAATGTATATAAGCCCATACTTCTTGTATATTAGTCATAATAATCCAACACCGGTATGAGTAGATTTTACATATCAGTCAAGTCTACATATAACCGAGTTCCATGCCAAGTTGGAGTCAGATAACTGCTTACCCTTACATCGCACGAGCAtgcttccttcttttccacGCCATCCCCCCCACGACTCCAACCGAAACGCCAAAGAGTGCAACAGCGAGGTACCATGTTGAGACCAAGGCCTCGTTGTACACCTTGCGCACAGCCGGCATGTACTCGGCGTCA
This sequence is a window from Aspergillus puulaauensis MK2 DNA, chromosome 6, nearly complete sequence. Protein-coding genes within it:
- a CDS encoding OSTA/TMEM184 family protein (COG:T;~EggNog:ENOG410PM3Y;~InterPro:IPR005178;~PFAM:PF03619;~TransMembrane:7 (o6-24i45-62o68-86i113-137o157-181i193-215o235-257i);~antiSMASH:Cluster_6.7); protein product: MIVSGACTAIVLLLTFGLMGRHATRMSNPEQQIKIMRIVNMIPSYQVLSFISICVPNSYIYLQGFTEVFQGIALYAFLMLLCDFLAPTDQDKVAFFCSLETKRQWQPKKKRNGLAFLSLTWWSVLQYPIITWITAVAQVVTQLLHRYCLGSNEPHFAHVWITVATSLSTSVAVNAIIQFYVNMKGYMKENHPLTKLLAFKLIVGLVILEKILFLILQGVNALQVNDTLTYVDVLIGLPEMVICVQMVPLCFLVLYAYRTKPYEISNAARTVTLQPRAYQALESDHDEEALVSESQRRYQGGWLGLHAWAAYLNPLGLLLDVISAHRMISKARALQKRQMEQAQKAEQMARYETGYDIPLGA
- a CDS encoding uncharacterized protein (COG:T;~EggNog:ENOG410PPFG;~InterPro:IPR007724;~PFAM:PF05028;~antiSMASH:Cluster_6.7;~go_function: GO:0004649 - poly(ADP-ribose) glycohydrolase activity [Evidence IEA];~go_process: GO:0005975 - carbohydrate metabolic process [Evidence IEA]); amino-acid sequence: MTPKFVLPSSASLRRVDRFCLVDYNDDEVPFWDLLTAILRSELAPIKDIPSLLEALEMIAVTLRGTAAGVDFSLLQEFMSRRYIDNCAPNFFRDIWPVVVDLALEMPNLFPEGLLPSLSSTGITQIVFSRKQVACLVIHQFLCSLPPHPWSTESFVDLSPWYSIASNVHRGAVDAYLTALFTYFERIVSYAKENTQTAHFETNEWPITFSMRTMTNEDIHRIQGDQAKGTVLSATRVEVVNLPESQTTPRLLGLSDGACVIAANKCFGYGPSGTQEELHVGATPEAYPAVLLAPPLSDQQVLICRGAEAMVSITGYGRDARLGDVLQGSVANSDGMRWNSRTMLFMDALELDTLPVEGGCPIPDICPSPRLSREMVLKAYNAFSSDTYTHIVSGLWGCGAFGGNKYIKCILQWCAAALAGVPELRFIFSTPEQHRFGKELAQLSTELRVDRASVHRMVDILVDLKDAAHAVGPEGVFRYIKERISQ
- a CDS encoding uncharacterized protein (COG:E,O;~EggNog:ENOG410PHV7;~InterPro:IPR001563,IPR033124,IPR029058;~MEROPS:MER0001524;~PFAM:PF00450;~antiSMASH:Cluster_6.7;~go_function: GO:0004185 - serine-type carboxypeptidase activity [Evidence IEA];~go_process: GO:0006508 - proteolysis [Evidence IEA]); amino-acid sequence: MSPKDTTFGYWETLCTTNPGVLKPVFNETRCDIMAANMERCMELYDICNRNPDPANCHAAAEVCYVGVIGWYDDEAGKGGRNRFDITAPCEIDEMCYVEAARIEQYLNTPRVWEALQPPKEIKEYKFVSQPVIDAFAKTADGMTSVSDLVSFLLANNVHFLAYQGNLDLACNTAGNLRWAHSLPGKGQTAFTAKKLQPWESVVDGENEIVGYAKEAVVQVGQRASRFAFVTVEGAGHLVPQDRPDVAQDMMVRWITGAAFI
- a CDS encoding uncharacterized protein (COG:E,O;~EggNog:ENOG410PHV7;~InterPro:IPR001563,IPR029058;~MEROPS:MER0003541;~SECRETED:SignalP(1-16);~antiSMASH:Cluster_6.7;~go_function: GO:0004185 - serine-type carboxypeptidase activity [Evidence IEA];~go_process: GO:0006508 - proteolysis [Evidence IEA]), with amino-acid sequence MRFYVCAALFAGICAAFQTVLTSVHAPQYSIRVRRQNDSVCAARSPQYTGWLDLTGGPGDSSMIGLFEEIGPCRINEFGNGTDYNPWGWSRNSSLLFVDQPVDTGFSYIDDGYELPSDSQEAAIDMHRFLQLFITEFFPEREHVPVHLAGES